The following are encoded together in the Salvia hispanica cultivar TCC Black 2014 chromosome 6, UniMelb_Shisp_WGS_1.0, whole genome shotgun sequence genome:
- the LOC125196517 gene encoding glutamate receptor 2.9-like isoform X3, with the protein MPISKLTFFIFLLLFHFANGSNATAAKVDVGIILDLQTPLGKMYKTCISMAIEDFYFKNSNYSTVIVPHFKDSSKDVVSAASAAIDLLKNTQVVAIWGPQTSIQADFVIEIGDKVEVPIVSPATSLSLSPHESPYLIRSSWCFAFQAKAIAAVVKNFGWREVFFIYEDTKYGSGLVQFLAEELLNSNSFVSSRNAVSPSAENDEILQQLNEIKKKLQAKVFVVHMLPSLASRFFQMAKEAGMMSKGYAWIVADPLTSLLDSEGIEAMQGVIGVKAYIPKSDEVISFVRRWKKRFYEENPEIERPELNVFGLWAYDSIAAVAESVERVRADASPRFKNMARGGGSIDLEAIGTSNSGPKLAPLIRNFMSKGLSGDYNISDGQLQPSEFEIVNVIGNGVNTVGFWTVQNGVSKDLAIIWPGKTTIAPNGLSGSKLRVGVPINRTFDEFVKVEKDEDGVVKATGFCIDVFEEALQSLAYGDGLAIEYIAFEVENYDDLVYQIFLQNIDAVVGDVTITSNRSKLVDFTVPYTEPGVAMLVLTTDIKTKNAWIFMKPLTLGLWLTIGAFCIFTGFVVWVLEHRENTAFAGPAMQQLGTTLWFSFSTLVFSHIQQLKSIDMIKKGEYIGHKNGSLITGFLKGSAVFNNYNLRYFGTIEQYEDALSKGSRNGGAAAIVDEIPYLKLVLGKHCDKYTMIDPIYKTSGFGFAFRKGSPLVGDVSIAILEMKENGKMDLITRRWFGAQVCCADGLEGLGPDRFTGLFLIAGVSSSMALAAFFSEFFYENRDILASSASVKEKLQSLARAFVERKDEGLTTVGIEMQEANNS; encoded by the exons ATGCCTATATCAAAactcaccttcttcatctttcttcttctttttcatttcgcCAATGGATCCAACGCCACAGCTGCAAAGGTTGATGTCGGAATCATTCTTGATCTTCAGACACCTCTTGGAAAGATGTACAAAACTTGTATTTCCATGGCCATTGAAGACTTCTACTTCAAGAACAGTAATTATAGCACCGTGATCGTGCCACATTTCAAGGATTCAAGCAAAGATGTTGTTTCTGCAGCTTCTGCAG CCATTGATCTGCTGAAGAATACTCAAGTAGTGGCTATTTGGGGGCCGCAAACATCCATTCAAGCAGACTTTGTCATAGAAATCGGTGACAAAGTGGAAGTTCCAATAGTATCACCAGCAACGAGCCTGTCTCTATCGCCTCACGAATCGCCATACTTGATCAGATCATCATGGTGTTTTGCTTTTCAAGCCAAAGCAATAGCTGCAGTTGTGAAGAACTTTGGTTGGAGAGAGGTTTTCTTTATCTATGAGGATACAAAATATGGTAGTGGATTAGTACAATTTTTGGCAGAGGAACTGCTAAACAGCAATTCTTTTGTCTCATCCAGAAATGCAGTGTCTCCTTCTGCTGAAAATGATGAGATTCTTCAGCAACTGAATGAGATAAAGAAGAAGCTGCAGGCAAAGGTGTTTGTGGTTCACATGCTACCATCTCTTGCATCTCGGTTCTTCCAAATGGCGAAAGAAGCTGGGATGATGAGCAAGGGGTACGCTTGGATAGTTGCTGATCCGCTAACTAGTTTATTGGATTCAGAAGGTATTGAAGCAATGCAGGGAGTAATAGGTGTGAAGGCTTATATCCCAAAATCTGACGAAGTTATTAGCTTCGTTAGAAGATGGAAGAAGAGGTTTTATGAGGAGAATCCGGAGATTGAAAGACCAGAACTGAATGTTTTTGGTTTGTGGGCTTATGACAGCATAGCTGCTGTAGCAGAATCCGTAGAGCGTGTACGCGCAGATGCATCTCCAAGATTCAAGAACATGGCTCGTGGAGGAGGCTCGATAGATTTGGAAGCAATAGGGACTTCAAATAGTGGTCCAAAACTTGCACCATTGATCAGAAATTTTATGTCTAAAGGGCTGAGTGGTGATTACAATATCAGTGATGGTCAGTTACAACCATCCGAATTCGAGATTGTGAATGTGATTGGTAATGGAGTGAACACTGTCGGATTCTGGACGGTACAGAATGGCGTTTCCAAGGATCTTGCCATCATATGGCCTGGCAAAACAACTATCGCGCCTAATGGCTTGAGTGGGAGCAAGTTGAGAGTCGGAGTTCCTATAAACAGAACATTTGACGAATTTGTCAAAGTTGAAAAGGATGAAGATGGTGTTGTTAAAGCAACTGGTTTCTGCATTGATGTTTTTGAGGAAGCTTTGCAGTCATTAGCCTATGGAGATGGACTTGCAATAGAGTATATCGCATTTGAAGTTGAAAATTATGATGACCttgtttatcaaatatttCTTCAG AATATTGATGCAGTTGTGGGAGATGTGACCATTACAAGTAACAGATCAAAACTTGTTGATTTCACTGTTCCTTACACAGAACCTGGAGTTGCTATGCTCGTGCTAACCACAGATATAAAGACGAAGAATGCTTGGATATTCATGAAGCCTCTAACACTTGGCCTCTGGCTGACCATAGGAGCCTTCTGCATCTTCACCGGATTTGTAGTTTGGGTTCTTGAGCATCGCGAGAACACAGCTTTCGCAGGTCCAGCTATGCAGCAACTTGGGACGACGTTGTGGTTCTCTTTCTCAACCCTTGTTTTTTCACATA TACAGCAGCTCAAGTCTATAGATATGATCAAGAAGGGTGAATACATTGGCCACAAAAACGGCTCACTAATCACTGGATTCTTGAAAGGTAGTGCTGTATTCAACAACTACAACTTGAGATACTTCGGCACAATTGAGCAATACGAAGACGCCCTCTCCAAAGGTAGCAGAAATGGAGGAGCAGCTGCAATTGTTGATGAGATCCCTTATCTTAAGCTAGTCCTTGGCAAGCACTGCGACAAGTATACCATGATCGATCCCATATACAAAACCTCGGGTTTTGGATTT GCATTTAGGAAGGGCTCACCATTAGTCGGTGATGTTTCAATAGCAATATTGGAAATGAAAGAGAATGGGAAAATGGATTTGATCACAAGAAGGTGGTTTGGAGCACAAGTCTGCTGTGCTGATGGATTGGAAGGCCTGGGTCCGGATCGTTTCACTGGCCTTTTCCTCATTGCGGGGGTATCATCATCAATGGCTCTAGCTGCGTTCTTCTCCGAATTCTTTTATGAGAACCGGGATATATTAGCCTCATCGGCTTCAGTCAAGGAAAAGCTGCAAAGTCTTGCTAGAGCTTTTGTTGAGAGAAAAGATGAAGGACTCACAACAGTTGGTATAGAAATGCAAGAGGCTAATAATTCATAA